One part of the Streptomyces nigra genome encodes these proteins:
- a CDS encoding energy-coupling factor ABC transporter permease, giving the protein MHVPDGFIDAPTSAVTGVVAAAAVAVSLRGARRELDERTAPLAGLVAAFIFAVQMLNFPVAAGTSGHLLGGALAAILVGPYTGVLCVSVVLLMQGILFADGGLTALGVNITNMAIVTTVVAYAVFRLLVKVLPRGRRSITVASFAAALLSVPAAALAFTLMFAVGGTTDVSLGKVLTAMVGVHVLIGLGEATITALTVGAVVAVRPDLVYGARDLRQRLRLRVNGELVDAPAAEPAPVAARSPRKVWAVGLVTSLVLAGFVSFYASASPDGLEKVAADHGIDKKAEDHAVADSPLADYGVKDVTDARLSGGLAGVIGVGVTVVAGSAVFWTVRRRRTAGPAEVSPASTSGA; this is encoded by the coding sequence GTGCACGTACCTGACGGATTCATAGACGCCCCCACCTCCGCCGTGACCGGCGTGGTCGCCGCGGCCGCGGTCGCCGTGAGCCTGCGCGGTGCCCGGCGCGAGCTCGACGAACGCACCGCCCCGCTCGCCGGTCTGGTCGCCGCGTTCATCTTCGCCGTCCAGATGCTCAACTTCCCCGTCGCGGCCGGCACCAGCGGCCATCTGCTCGGCGGCGCCCTCGCGGCGATCCTGGTCGGGCCCTATACGGGCGTGTTGTGCGTGTCCGTCGTCCTGCTCATGCAGGGCATCCTGTTCGCGGACGGCGGCCTGACCGCGCTCGGCGTGAACATCACCAACATGGCGATCGTCACGACCGTCGTCGCCTACGCCGTCTTCCGGCTCCTGGTGAAGGTGCTCCCGCGCGGCCGCCGCTCCATCACCGTCGCCTCCTTCGCCGCGGCCCTGCTGTCCGTCCCTGCGGCGGCGCTCGCCTTCACCCTGATGTTCGCGGTCGGCGGCACCACCGACGTCTCCCTCGGCAAGGTCCTGACCGCCATGGTCGGCGTGCACGTCCTGATCGGCCTCGGCGAGGCCACGATCACCGCCCTGACGGTCGGCGCCGTCGTCGCCGTACGCCCCGACCTGGTGTACGGCGCCCGTGATCTGCGGCAGCGGCTGAGGCTGCGGGTCAACGGCGAACTCGTCGACGCGCCCGCCGCCGAGCCGGCCCCGGTCGCCGCGCGCTCCCCGCGCAAGGTGTGGGCGGTCGGCCTGGTGACCTCCCTGGTCCTCGCCGGCTTCGTCAGCTTCTACGCCTCCGCCAGCCCCGACGGCCTCGAGAAGGTCGCCGCCGACCACGGCATCGACAAGAAGGCCGAGGACCACGCCGTCGCCGACTCCCCGCTCGCCGACTACGGCGTCAAGGACGTCACCGACGCCCGGTTGTCCGGCGGCCTCGCGGGCGTGATCGGCGTCGGGGTCACCGTCGTCGCGGGCAGCGCGGTGTTCTGGACCGTGCGCCGGCGCCGCACCGCCGGTCCCGCCGAGGTCTCCCCGGCGAGCACGAGCGGCGCCTGA
- a CDS encoding HIT family protein produces MPGDEQPCVFCEIAAGTAGTRLVHEDPHTVAFFPLEPATLGHTLVVPRRHSADLWAMDDTTARHLMRTVLRVGRALRSVLAPDGMNVVSSAGEAATQTVFHTHVHLVPRRAGDAMGRLWPAAGAGFRFADDAAADALAARVADAARAGSEGEDEKREVGQ; encoded by the coding sequence ATGCCCGGGGACGAACAGCCCTGCGTGTTCTGTGAGATCGCGGCCGGAACCGCCGGGACGCGGCTGGTCCACGAGGACCCGCACACCGTGGCGTTCTTCCCGCTGGAGCCCGCCACCCTCGGTCACACGCTCGTGGTGCCCCGGCGGCACTCGGCGGACCTGTGGGCGATGGACGACACGACGGCCCGGCATCTGATGCGGACGGTGCTGCGGGTCGGCCGGGCGCTGCGCTCGGTGCTCGCGCCGGACGGCATGAACGTCGTCTCCTCGGCGGGCGAGGCGGCCACGCAGACGGTGTTCCACACCCATGTGCATCTGGTGCCGCGCCGGGCCGGGGACGCGATGGGACGGCTGTGGCCGGCCGCCGGCGCCGGTTTCCGGTTCGCCGACGACGCCGCCGCGGACGCGCTCGCGGCCCGGGTCGCGGACGCCGCCCGCGCCGGCTCAGAGGGCGAGGACGAGAAGCGCGAGGTCGGCCAGTAA
- a CDS encoding serine hydrolase domain-containing protein: MDVNGTVAEGFEPVRDAFARNFTGLGERGAAVAVYRDGRRVVDLWAGTRDVDGTEPWQRGTAQVVRSATKGVAAAVALLLHRRGELDLDAPVAAYWPEFKAHGKERLLVRHVLGHRAGLPVLDVPLTPEEALDPERGPAAVAAERPVWEPGTAHGYHALTYGWLLDGLVRRVTGRWTGEWLAEEVAGPLGLDLWLGLPEEAAGRVGRTGRVDGPEPTGALRARPKRSVTAAYKDPDSLTRRAFAAISPFPDQNDPAYRAAALPATNGIATADALARFYAALIGEVDGMRLFDPATVDLARAEESSGPDRVLVVNTRFGLGYMLHGTASPLLGPGSFGHPGRGGALGFADPEAGIAFGYVTNGFRRTVTADPRAQALIRAIRTSLDT; the protein is encoded by the coding sequence GTGGATGTGAACGGCACGGTCGCCGAGGGCTTCGAGCCGGTCAGGGACGCCTTCGCGCGGAACTTCACCGGGCTCGGCGAGCGGGGCGCGGCCGTCGCCGTGTACCGCGACGGGCGGCGGGTCGTCGACCTGTGGGCGGGCACCCGGGACGTCGACGGCACCGAGCCGTGGCAACGCGGCACCGCGCAGGTCGTGCGCTCGGCGACCAAGGGGGTCGCCGCTGCCGTGGCCCTGCTGCTGCACCGGCGCGGGGAACTGGACCTGGACGCGCCGGTGGCGGCGTACTGGCCGGAGTTCAAGGCGCACGGCAAGGAGCGGCTGCTGGTCCGGCACGTCCTCGGCCATCGCGCCGGGCTGCCGGTCCTCGACGTGCCGCTCACCCCGGAGGAGGCCCTGGACCCCGAACGCGGTCCGGCGGCGGTCGCCGCGGAGCGCCCCGTGTGGGAGCCCGGCACCGCGCACGGCTACCACGCGCTGACGTACGGCTGGCTGCTGGACGGGCTGGTGCGGCGGGTGACGGGCCGCTGGACCGGCGAGTGGCTCGCCGAGGAGGTGGCGGGCCCGCTGGGGCTCGATCTGTGGCTGGGGCTGCCGGAGGAGGCGGCCGGCCGGGTCGGCCGTACCGGGCGGGTGGACGGGCCGGAGCCGACGGGCGCGCTGCGGGCCCGGCCGAAGCGGTCGGTGACCGCGGCCTACAAGGATCCGGACTCCCTCACGCGTCGCGCGTTCGCCGCGATCAGCCCCTTCCCCGACCAGAACGACCCCGCGTACCGCGCGGCCGCGCTCCCCGCCACGAACGGCATCGCGACGGCCGACGCGCTGGCCCGCTTCTACGCGGCGCTGATCGGCGAGGTCGACGGGATGCGGCTGTTCGACCCGGCGACGGTGGACCTGGCCCGCGCCGAGGAGTCGTCGGGCCCGGACCGCGTCCTGGTCGTCAACACCCGTTTCGGTCTGGGGTACATGCTGCACGGCACCGCCTCGCCGCTGCTGGGCCCCGGCTCGTTCGGGCATCCCGGGCGCGGCGGCGCCCTCGGCTTCGCCGACCCGGAGGCGGGCATCGCCTTCGGCTATGTGACGAACGGCTTCCGCAGGACGGTGACGGCGGACCCGAGGGCGCAGGCGCTGATCCGGGCGATCAGGACTTCTCTGGATACCTAG
- a CDS encoding purple acid phosphatase family protein, producing the protein MRCCFSAHLPALAALSALPGPGEVLRSGARLAPALLRSAATARRRARAAHPDDLAAVHLELVTLTEDRAVVTWFTGVPGTDDGAGRPLPAVTEGEVVYGTHPSRLNRVASGGPPTAHHQVELTGLEPGQTYYYQARSRGVTATPTSLHLVRGNAVGTSAFGLGTRGGPYSFTTPQPPPGRHLLSIALCNDLHLGETTAGLVGGLPLLRGVLQQPGREPYPEIMSRALVEEARRRGADVLLAGGDISAGGAAHDLAEARRILDGFGTRGRDYFVVRGNHDRSEEGTFATAFVDGDGPGWFARDLGGLRVVGLDTYVRTGNGADAGGLGREQLAWFQQRLREQPDQPTLVFGHHPLTVRDSLFPVTRGHCLDRRQAGSVLDAYADAPGVFLHHAGHTHRNKRTVLARAPHVTQQEVAAAKEYPGGFTLLRVHSGGFALNHYKAGALAARLWSERSRRVAGGLWPHHSLGRSVADRNSVTVRDLSGITGRH; encoded by the coding sequence ATGCGCTGCTGCTTCTCCGCCCATCTCCCCGCTCTCGCCGCCCTGTCGGCCCTGCCCGGCCCCGGTGAGGTGCTGCGCTCCGGGGCGCGGCTGGCCCCCGCCCTGCTGCGGTCGGCGGCCACGGCCCGCCGGCGCGCCCGCGCCGCGCACCCCGACGATCTGGCGGCCGTCCATCTGGAACTGGTCACGCTCACCGAGGACCGCGCGGTCGTCACCTGGTTCACCGGTGTCCCCGGCACCGACGACGGCGCGGGCCGCCCGCTGCCCGCCGTCACCGAGGGCGAGGTCGTCTACGGCACCCACCCGTCCCGGCTGAACCGGGTGGCGTCCGGCGGCCCGCCCACCGCCCACCACCAGGTCGAGCTCACGGGCCTGGAGCCGGGCCAGACGTACTACTACCAGGCGCGTTCGCGCGGGGTCACCGCGACGCCGACCTCGCTGCACCTGGTGCGCGGCAACGCGGTCGGCACCTCGGCGTTCGGGCTCGGCACCCGCGGCGGGCCGTACTCGTTCACGACCCCCCAGCCGCCGCCCGGCCGGCATCTGCTGTCCATCGCGCTCTGCAACGACCTGCACCTCGGCGAGACCACGGCCGGTCTGGTCGGCGGGCTGCCCCTGCTGCGCGGGGTGCTCCAGCAGCCGGGCCGGGAGCCGTATCCGGAGATCATGTCCCGGGCGCTGGTCGAGGAGGCCCGGCGACGCGGCGCCGACGTGCTGCTCGCCGGGGGCGACATCTCGGCCGGCGGTGCGGCGCACGACCTCGCCGAGGCCCGGCGCATCCTCGACGGGTTCGGCACGCGCGGGCGGGACTACTTCGTCGTACGCGGCAATCACGACCGTTCCGAGGAGGGCACCTTCGCCACCGCGTTCGTGGACGGCGACGGCCCCGGCTGGTTCGCACGCGACCTCGGCGGCCTGCGGGTCGTCGGCCTCGACACCTATGTCAGGACGGGCAACGGCGCGGACGCGGGCGGCCTCGGCCGGGAGCAACTGGCTTGGTTCCAGCAGCGGTTGAGGGAGCAGCCGGACCAGCCGACGCTGGTGTTCGGGCATCATCCGCTGACCGTGCGGGACTCGCTGTTCCCGGTGACGCGCGGGCACTGCCTGGACCGCCGGCAGGCCGGTTCCGTCCTCGACGCCTACGCGGACGCCCCGGGCGTCTTCCTGCACCACGCCGGCCACACGCACCGCAACAAGCGGACGGTGCTGGCGCGCGCCCCGCATGTCACCCAGCAGGAGGTCGCGGCGGCCAAGGAGTACCCGGGCGGCTTCACCCTGCTGCGCGTCCACTCCGGCGGCTTCGCCCTGAACCACTACAAGGCGGGCGCCCTGGCGGCCCGTCTTTGGAGCGAGCGCAGCCGGCGCGTGGCCGGGGGCCTGTGGCCGCACCACTCGCTGGGCCGCTCGGTCGCGGACCGCAACAGCGTGACGGTCCGTGACCTGTCGGGGATCACGGGCCGGCACTGA
- a CDS encoding energy-coupling factor ABC transporter ATP-binding protein: MDPVTASLEVCGLAFAYPDGHQALFGVDFSIERGERVALLGPNGAGKTTLVLHLNGILSGGTGSVRVAGLPVGREHMAEIRRRVGIVFQDPDDQLFMPTVREDVAFGPAAAGLKGAELEARVDRALERVGMAEFKDRPPHHLSFGQRRRVAVATVLAMEPEILVLDEPSSNLDPASRRELADILRSLDVTVLMVTHDLPYALELCPRSLILSEGVIAADGPTRELLADDALMGAHRLELPYGFDPRSVPTGA; the protein is encoded by the coding sequence ATGGACCCTGTGACCGCTTCCCTCGAGGTCTGTGGCCTCGCCTTCGCCTACCCCGACGGGCATCAGGCCCTGTTCGGCGTCGACTTCTCCATCGAGCGCGGCGAACGGGTCGCGCTGCTCGGCCCGAACGGCGCCGGCAAGACGACTCTCGTGCTGCACCTCAACGGCATCCTGAGCGGCGGCACCGGCAGCGTGCGGGTCGCCGGGCTGCCCGTGGGCCGGGAGCACATGGCGGAGATCCGGCGCCGGGTCGGGATCGTCTTCCAGGACCCGGACGACCAGCTGTTCATGCCGACGGTCCGCGAGGACGTGGCGTTCGGGCCGGCCGCCGCCGGGCTGAAGGGGGCGGAGCTGGAGGCCCGTGTCGACCGGGCGCTGGAACGGGTCGGCATGGCGGAGTTCAAGGACCGCCCGCCGCACCATCTGTCGTTCGGGCAGCGGCGCCGGGTCGCGGTCGCCACGGTGCTCGCGATGGAGCCGGAGATCCTCGTCCTGGACGAGCCGTCCTCCAACCTGGACCCGGCCTCCCGCCGCGAACTCGCCGACATCCTGCGCTCCCTGGACGTCACCGTCCTCATGGTCACCCACGACCTGCCGTACGCGCTGGAGCTGTGCCCCCGGTCGCTGATCCTCAGCGAGGGCGTGATCGCGGCGGACGGCCCGACCCGTGAACTCCTCGCCGACGACGCGCTGATGGGCGCCCACCGCCTGGAGCTGCCGTACGGGTTCGACCCGCGCTCGGTGCCCACGGGCGCCTGA
- the cbiQ gene encoding cobalt ECF transporter T component CbiQ produces MGAGHAHRLYRHGHSPVHGLPPHTKLAATFAFVVVVVSTPREAMWAFGLYAVLLGVVAYVARVPAGFLLKRLLIEVPFVAFAVLMPFVAEGERVEVLGLSLSVGGLWGAWNVLAKGTLGVAASVLLASTTELRELLLGLQRLKLPPLLVQIASFMVRYGDVIADEMRRMRIARESRGFEAKGVRHWGVLAKSAGALFIRSYERGERVHLAMVSRGYAGTMPVIDEVTASRAQWSYALTLPLSALVVCLLGWTL; encoded by the coding sequence ATGGGGGCGGGCCACGCGCACCGGCTGTACCGGCACGGGCACTCACCCGTGCACGGTCTGCCGCCGCACACCAAGCTGGCCGCGACGTTCGCGTTCGTCGTCGTCGTGGTGTCCACACCGCGCGAGGCGATGTGGGCGTTCGGCCTGTACGCGGTGCTGCTCGGCGTCGTCGCGTACGTCGCGCGCGTGCCCGCCGGCTTTCTGCTGAAGCGGCTGCTGATCGAGGTGCCGTTCGTCGCGTTCGCGGTGCTCATGCCGTTCGTGGCGGAGGGCGAACGCGTCGAGGTGCTGGGCCTGTCGCTGAGCGTCGGCGGCCTGTGGGGCGCCTGGAACGTGCTGGCCAAGGGCACCCTCGGGGTCGCCGCGTCGGTGCTGCTCGCCTCCACCACCGAGCTGCGCGAGCTGCTGCTCGGCCTGCAGCGGCTGAAGCTGCCGCCGCTGCTCGTGCAGATCGCGTCCTTCATGGTCCGCTACGGCGACGTCATCGCCGACGAGATGCGCCGGATGCGCATCGCACGCGAGTCCCGCGGCTTCGAGGCGAAGGGCGTACGGCACTGGGGGGTGCTCGCCAAGTCGGCGGGCGCCCTGTTCATCCGCTCCTACGAACGCGGCGAGCGCGTCCACCTGGCCATGGTCAGCCGCGGGTACGCCGGGACGATGCCGGTGATCGACGAGGTCACCGCGTCGCGGGCGCAGTGGTCGTACGCCCTGACCCTCCCGCTTTCCGCCCTCGTCGTCTGTCTGCTGGGATGGACCCTGTGA
- a CDS encoding EamA family transporter, with protein MTPLVAGAVLLAAVTHAGWNAIAHRITDKLVGFTLIAGGGVLIGIALMPFGTFPAAGAWPYLLASAVVHVLYFALLMTSFRLGDFGQAYPLARGTAPLVVAVLAAVFAHEVPDGWAATGIALSCAGLTGVALWGLRGRRPDWAAIGAALATGLSIAAYTVLDGLGVRASGSSLGYIAWLMTLEGLVIPAYALWRRRGSALAVLRPYAGLGLLGAALSVTAYALVLWAQTRAALAPVAALRESSIIVGAAIGAVFFKERFGAPRIAAAFLLVAGIGLMLHTG; from the coding sequence GTGACGCCCCTGGTCGCCGGCGCCGTCCTGCTCGCCGCCGTCACCCACGCCGGCTGGAACGCCATCGCGCACCGCATCACCGACAAGCTCGTCGGGTTCACCCTCATCGCGGGCGGCGGGGTGCTCATCGGGATCGCCCTGATGCCCTTCGGGACGTTCCCGGCGGCGGGCGCCTGGCCGTATCTGCTGGCGTCGGCGGTCGTCCACGTCCTGTACTTCGCGCTGCTGATGACGTCCTTCCGGCTCGGTGACTTCGGGCAGGCCTACCCGCTCGCCCGGGGCACCGCGCCGCTCGTGGTCGCCGTCCTCGCCGCCGTCTTCGCCCACGAGGTGCCGGACGGCTGGGCGGCCACCGGGATCGCCCTGTCCTGCGCGGGCCTGACCGGGGTCGCCCTGTGGGGGCTGCGCGGGCGCCGGCCGGACTGGGCCGCGATCGGCGCCGCCCTCGCCACCGGGCTGAGCATCGCCGCGTACACCGTGCTCGACGGGCTCGGTGTCCGCGCGTCCGGGTCGTCCCTCGGCTACATCGCCTGGCTGATGACGCTCGAAGGGCTGGTCATCCCGGCGTACGCGCTGTGGCGCCGGCGGGGCTCGGCCCTGGCCGTGCTGCGCCCGTACGCGGGGCTGGGACTGCTCGGCGCGGCCCTGTCCGTCACCGCGTACGCCCTGGTCCTGTGGGCGCAGACCCGGGCCGCACTCGCGCCGGTCGCGGCGCTGCGCGAGTCCTCCATCATCGTCGGCGCCGCCATCGGGGCCGTCTTCTTCAAGGAGCGCTTCGGGGCGCCGCGTATCGCGGCCGCGTTCCTGCTGGTCGCCGGGATCGGGCTGATGCTGCACACCGGGTGA
- a CDS encoding SsgA family sporulation/cell division regulator translates to MSVVEQYARAHIVTDADIQAAEQDAVPVVLRYDPDTDPRVVHIRLPGGDTHDWTCSRTLLEQGLRAPAGSGEVRVWPCGRVQAVVEFHSPEGVSVVQFDTKALMRFLRRTYLAATEPVHS, encoded by the coding sequence ATGTCCGTAGTCGAGCAGTACGCACGAGCCCACATCGTCACCGACGCCGACATCCAGGCCGCGGAGCAGGACGCCGTACCGGTCGTCCTGCGCTACGACCCCGACACCGATCCACGCGTGGTGCACATCCGGCTCCCCGGAGGCGACACCCACGACTGGACGTGCTCGCGCACCCTGTTGGAGCAGGGCCTGCGCGCCCCCGCCGGAAGCGGCGAGGTACGGGTCTGGCCGTGCGGCCGGGTGCAGGCCGTCGTCGAGTTCCACTCACCGGAGGGCGTCTCGGTCGTCCAGTTCGACACGAAGGCGCTGATGCGGTTCCTGCGGCGGACCTATCTGGCCGCCACGGAGCCCGTGCACAGCTGA
- a CDS encoding DUF1876 domain-containing protein, whose amino-acid sequence MMHTAVGWHVEMEFMEDDQHTRAAALVRLPDGTEVRGHGHATRHHTDSYQPRVGEEIAGARALNELATQMLNKAHSEIDAASGRTSHPIHV is encoded by the coding sequence ATGATGCACACCGCAGTGGGATGGCATGTCGAGATGGAGTTCATGGAGGACGACCAGCACACGCGCGCGGCCGCGCTGGTACGGCTCCCCGACGGCACCGAGGTACGCGGCCACGGGCATGCGACCCGGCACCACACCGACTCCTACCAGCCCCGGGTGGGGGAGGAGATCGCCGGCGCCCGCGCGCTGAACGAGCTGGCGACGCAGATGCTGAACAAGGCGCACAGCGAGATCGACGCCGCGTCGGGCCGCACCTCGCACCCGATCCACGTCTAG
- a CDS encoding YbaK/EbsC family protein has translation MTTTDNPGSGAHPRFAEALHELGLGELLPRVRRFPDATRTAAEAAAAIGCELSEICKSLIFAADGVPVLVLMDGASRVDLERVRQELGAGKVTRAKADVVRETTGYVIGGVPPFGHRTRTRVLPDRSLLEHDVVWAAAGDPHTVFPIGPKDLITHAGAALVDVREQ, from the coding sequence ATGACGACGACCGACAACCCGGGCTCCGGAGCCCACCCCCGATTCGCCGAGGCCCTGCACGAACTGGGCCTCGGCGAACTGCTGCCCCGCGTCCGCCGCTTCCCGGACGCCACCCGCACCGCCGCCGAGGCCGCCGCCGCGATCGGCTGCGAACTCAGCGAGATCTGCAAGTCGCTGATCTTCGCCGCCGACGGCGTCCCCGTCCTGGTGCTCATGGACGGCGCCTCCCGGGTCGACCTCGAACGGGTGCGGCAGGAACTCGGCGCCGGGAAGGTCACCCGCGCCAAGGCCGACGTCGTCCGCGAGACCACCGGGTACGTCATCGGGGGCGTGCCGCCCTTCGGGCACCGCACCCGCACCCGGGTCCTCCCCGACCGGTCGCTGCTGGAGCACGACGTGGTGTGGGCCGCCGCCGGGGACCCGCACACCGTCTTCCCCATCGGGCCCAAGGACCTGATCACCCACGCCGGAGCCGCCCTCGTCGACGTGCGCGAGCAGTGA
- a CDS encoding penicillin-binding transpeptidase domain-containing protein, which produces MGRRKRVAERRKTNPAVLGGMIAVVIGGAGFGVYALYGGGAAADTQSSSAEQRARKVRSGPLSGKEVTSAAEAFLTAWQKGDVAKAAAATDDSAAAKAQLTGYAKDARIKDVTLTPGARAGDKVPFSVKGTVSYKKTSKPLTYDSALTVVRRAEDGKPLVKWQASVVHPELKDGDRLVTGASGTPPVKALDRDGGELTVKAYPSLGSVLDGLREKYGEKAGGTAGVELQVVRGKESQKAELADKTVLELSKGTPGTVKTTLSPSLQAAAEQQVAAKEKASVVVLRPSTGEILAAANSSHGFNTAFQGSLAPGSTMKVVTSSMLIEKGLASADKAHPCPKYFTYGHWKFQNDDKFEIKGGTFKASFARSCNTAFISQAPELEDDSLTKQAQQVFGLSLDNWSVGVPTFDGAVPVQSQAQMAAELIGQGGVRMNPLNMASVSATVKQGVFKQPYLVSPEVDGRTLAKASRTMSASTLGQLRDLMAYTAKYGTAAEAMAGVPGDVGAKTGSAEVDNQKKPNGWFTAYRGDLAAAGVVQAAGHGGSTAGPIVAALLKAGG; this is translated from the coding sequence GTGGGCAGAAGAAAGCGCGTCGCCGAGCGGCGGAAGACCAACCCCGCCGTGCTCGGCGGGATGATCGCCGTCGTGATCGGTGGCGCCGGGTTCGGCGTCTACGCCCTGTACGGCGGTGGAGCGGCCGCGGACACGCAGTCGTCCTCCGCCGAGCAGCGGGCGCGGAAGGTCAGGTCGGGCCCGCTCTCCGGCAAGGAGGTCACCTCGGCCGCCGAGGCGTTCCTCACGGCCTGGCAGAAGGGCGACGTGGCGAAGGCCGCCGCCGCCACCGACGACAGCGCCGCCGCGAAGGCCCAGCTCACCGGCTACGCCAAGGACGCCCGTATCAAGGACGTCACCCTCACCCCGGGTGCCCGCGCCGGCGACAAGGTCCCCTTCTCGGTGAAGGGCACCGTCTCCTACAAGAAGACCAGCAAGCCCCTGACGTACGACAGCGCACTCACCGTCGTCCGGCGGGCGGAGGACGGCAAGCCGCTGGTCAAGTGGCAGGCGTCGGTCGTCCACCCGGAGCTGAAGGACGGCGACCGGCTCGTCACCGGCGCGTCCGGCACCCCGCCGGTCAAGGCCCTCGACCGCGACGGCGGCGAGCTGACCGTGAAGGCCTACCCGTCGCTGGGCTCCGTCCTGGACGGGCTGCGCGAGAAGTACGGCGAGAAGGCCGGCGGCACGGCGGGCGTCGAACTCCAGGTCGTCCGGGGCAAGGAGTCCCAGAAGGCGGAGCTGGCCGACAAGACCGTGCTGGAGCTGAGCAAGGGCACCCCGGGCACCGTGAAGACGACGCTCAGCCCCTCCCTGCAGGCCGCCGCCGAGCAGCAGGTCGCCGCGAAGGAGAAGGCGTCGGTCGTCGTGCTGCGCCCCTCCACCGGCGAGATCCTCGCCGCGGCGAACTCCTCGCACGGCTTCAACACCGCGTTCCAGGGCTCCCTCGCCCCCGGCTCCACGATGAAGGTCGTCACCTCCTCGATGCTGATCGAGAAGGGCCTGGCGTCGGCGGACAAGGCGCACCCCTGCCCGAAGTACTTCACCTATGGGCACTGGAAGTTCCAGAACGACGACAAGTTCGAGATCAAGGGCGGGACGTTCAAGGCGAGCTTCGCCCGCTCCTGCAACACGGCCTTCATCAGCCAGGCGCCGGAGCTGGAGGACGACAGCCTCACCAAGCAGGCCCAGCAGGTCTTCGGTCTCTCGCTCGACAACTGGTCGGTGGGCGTGCCCACCTTCGACGGCGCCGTCCCGGTGCAGTCGCAGGCGCAGATGGCGGCCGAGCTGATCGGGCAGGGCGGGGTGCGGATGAACCCGCTGAACATGGCGTCGGTGTCGGCGACCGTGAAGCAGGGCGTCTTCAAGCAGCCCTACCTGGTCTCCCCCGAGGTGGACGGGCGCACGCTCGCGAAGGCGTCCCGCACGATGTCCGCGTCCACGCTGGGCCAGCTGCGCGATCTGATGGCGTACACGGCGAAGTACGGCACGGCGGCCGAGGCGATGGCGGGCGTCCCCGGTGACGTCGGCGCGAAGACCGGTTCGGCCGAGGTCGACAACCAGAAGAAGCCCAACGGCTGGTTCACGGCGTACCGGGGTGACCTCGCCGCGGCGGGTGTCGTGCAGGCGGCGGGACACGGCGGTTCGACGGCCGGCCCGATCGTGGCGGCCCTGCTGAAGGCGGGCGGCTGA